In Novosphingobium kaempferiae, the DNA window CGCAGCACTTCTTCGAACCCGTCCACGCCCGCGTCTACGAGCGGATTCTCCAGCTTCTCGACCGCAAGGCAGTGGTCACGCCGGTCACCCTGCGCCCCTATTTCGAGGCGGACGAATCGCTCAAGGCGCTGGGCGGCGTCGCCTACCTCGCGCGACTCACCGCCGACGGACAGGGCCTGCTCGCCCCGCGCGAACTGGCAGAGCAGATCTACGACCTCGCCCTGCTGCGCGAACTGATCTCGGTCGGCCGCAACCTGGTCGAGAGCGCGATGGATACCTCCGAATCGGTCGAGCCGATGGAGCAGATCGAGCAGGCCGAGGCTGCGCTCTACAAGGTCGCCGAAGGCGCCGCGACGCAGAGCGAGGCGCAGAGCTTCGGCTCGGCCACGCGCGTCGCGATCCAGGCGATCGAGAAGGCGTTCAATTCGGGCGGCCACATCTCGGGCAAGACCACCGGCCTGACCTCGGTCAACCAGAAGATCGGTGGCCTCCACGATTCCGACCTTATCATCCTTGCCGGCCGTCCGGGCATGGGCAAGACCTCGCTCGTCACCAACATCGCGTTCAACACGGCACAGCGTTACGTCGACGACACCGTGCGCGACGGCATGCCGCATGAGAAGTCGGTGGGCGCGCCGGTGGCCTTCTTCAGCCTCGAAATGAGCGCCGACCAGCTGGCGACGCGTATCCTTGCCGAGCAGTCGAACATCAGTTCCGAAGCGCTGCGCATGGGCAAGATCAGCCGCGAGGATTTCCAGTCGCTGTCGTTCGCCAGCCAGCGCCTCGCCGAACTGCCGCTGTTCATCGACGATACGCCGGGCCTCACCATCGCGGGCCTGCGCACGCGCGCACGGCGCCTCAAGCGCCGCCACAACATCGGCCTCGTCATCATCGACTACCTGCAGCTCCTGACCGGATCGGGCCGCGCCACCGACAACCGCGTGAATGAGATTTCCGAAATCTCGCGCGGGTTGAAGACGCTGGCGAAGGAACTGAGCGTGCCGGTGATCGCGCTCTCGCAGCTGTCCCGTGCGGTGGAATCGCGCGACGACAAGCGGCCGATGCTCTCCGACCTTCGCGAATCGGGCTCGATCGAGCAGGACGCCGACATGGTCTGGTTCGTATTCCGCGAAGACTACTACGTGAAGGCGACCGAACCGAAGTTCCCGAGCGACACCGATGGCATCGACGTCAAGGACAAGTGGGAAACCTGGCGCGCGAAGATGGAGGAGGTCACCGGCCTTTCCGAACTCATCATCGCCAAGCAGCGCCACGGCGCCACCGGCAAGGTCCGCCTGCGCTTCGAGGCGCGCATCACCAAGTTCTCCGACCTCGCGCCCGACGACATGCGCGCCGCGTTCGAGAGCGACTGATTGTCCGACGGCCGCGTCCTCCTGATTGCCGGGGGATCCGGCTCGATCGGCGGCGCGATCGCCCGCCTTGCGCTGGAGCAGGGCTGGAAGGTCGCGCTGCACGGGCGCAACGCCGAGAAATTGCAGGACGTGGTGGTCGACCTGTCCGACTTCGGCATGGTCGACAGCTTCGCGGCGGACATCCGCGAGGATGACGCCGCCGAGGCGCTGGTGGCTGAAGTGGCCGAGCAGTTCGGCCGCATCGATGCGGTGATCGACTGCACGGCAACCGGCCCGCAGGGCATCACCGGCCTGTTCCCCGGCACCTCGCCCGAAGTCTTCGGCGAGTTCCTGTCCGTCTCGGTCGGCTGGGTCGAGCGGCTCGCCCATGCCGCCTACGAGATGCTGGCGCAGCAGGGCGGCACGCTGATCGCCTTCGTC includes these proteins:
- a CDS encoding replicative DNA helicase, translated to MVQPVALARADGAEVRTLPANVEAEAAFLGAVLIDNRVIEELQTPLTPQHFFEPVHARVYERILQLLDRKAVVTPVTLRPYFEADESLKALGGVAYLARLTADGQGLLAPRELAEQIYDLALLRELISVGRNLVESAMDTSESVEPMEQIEQAEAALYKVAEGAATQSEAQSFGSATRVAIQAIEKAFNSGGHISGKTTGLTSVNQKIGGLHDSDLIILAGRPGMGKTSLVTNIAFNTAQRYVDDTVRDGMPHEKSVGAPVAFFSLEMSADQLATRILAEQSNISSEALRMGKISREDFQSLSFASQRLAELPLFIDDTPGLTIAGLRTRARRLKRRHNIGLVIIDYLQLLTGSGRATDNRVNEISEISRGLKTLAKELSVPVIALSQLSRAVESRDDKRPMLSDLRESGSIEQDADMVWFVFREDYYVKATEPKFPSDTDGIDVKDKWETWRAKMEEVTGLSELIIAKQRHGATGKVRLRFEARITKFSDLAPDDMRAAFESD
- a CDS encoding SDR family NAD(P)-dependent oxidoreductase, which encodes MSDGRVLLIAGGSGSIGGAIARLALEQGWKVALHGRNAEKLQDVVVDLSDFGMVDSFAADIREDDAAEALVAEVAEQFGRIDAVIDCTATGPQGITGLFPGTSPEVFGEFLSVSVGWVERLAHAAYEMLAQQGGTLIAFVSDAGIYAAPRQTLIGAARAGTIGFIRNFAVEAARDGIRAHVISPSFVEGSESARRLGSERMAKAAKRAGLGLPVAEDIAPLALFLCSDGARRITGQVISVNGGLNA